A single genomic interval of Halococcus sediminicola harbors:
- a CDS encoding gamma carbonic anhydrase family protein, translated as MAGNQYAFEGTTPDVDADASVSHGATLVGSVTVEAHASVWPGVVLRGDVAPVSIGAHSHVGDNAVLHASEVGERVMIGHGAVLNDATVGDGALVGFNATVNSDVTVGAGSVVASGTTVPEGYDIPPESFVRGVPATVTPLSETTLDPEAIFEAHSSGAYTDLAERHEDLFK; from the coding sequence ATGGCGGGCAACCAGTACGCCTTCGAGGGAACGACACCGGACGTCGATGCCGACGCCTCGGTGAGTCACGGCGCGACGCTCGTCGGAAGCGTCACCGTCGAGGCGCACGCCAGCGTCTGGCCGGGCGTCGTGCTTCGTGGAGATGTCGCCCCAGTCTCGATCGGTGCCCACTCGCACGTCGGCGACAACGCCGTCCTCCACGCCTCGGAGGTCGGCGAGCGGGTGATGATCGGTCACGGCGCGGTACTCAACGACGCCACCGTCGGCGACGGCGCGCTCGTGGGCTTCAACGCGACGGTCAACTCCGACGTCACTGTGGGGGCCGGCAGCGTCGTCGCGAGCGGTACGACCGTCCCGGAAGGCTACGACATTCCACCGGAATCGTTCGTCCGCGGCGTCCCCGCAACCGTCACGCCGCTTTCCGAGACGACGCTCGACCCCGAGGCGATCTTTGAGGCCCACTCCTCGGGAGCCTACACCGATCTCGCCGAGCGCCACGAGGACCTCTTCAAATAG